In Pan paniscus chromosome 1, NHGRI_mPanPan1-v2.0_pri, whole genome shotgun sequence, the DNA window CTGAGATGGTCACATACACTCTTaggctctgtttcctcatctctaagtgTCTGGCTCAGCCTGGAGTAGTGCTAGGTTCTTTTTAGCTGTAACATTATGTAAGTCTGCATAGGTCACACTGATGTCTTGCAGATTTCCTGGCACATCATGGAACCGACTGCTGGACTTACCATTATTCTGAAAAACCCATGAACTGGCAAAGGGCTAGAAGATTCTGCCGAGACAATTACACAGATTTAGTTGCCATACAAAACAAGGCGGAAATTGAGTATCTGGAGAAGACTCTGCCTTTCAGTCGTTCTTACTACTGGATAGGAATCCGGAAGATAGGAGGAATATGGACGTGGGTGGGAACCAACAAATCTCTCACTGAAGAAGCAGAGAACTGGGGAGATGGTGAGCCCAACAACAAGAAGAACAAGGAGGACTGCGTGGAGATCTATATCAAGAGAAACAAAGATGCAGGCAAATGGAACGATGACGCCTGCCACAAACTAAAGGCAGCCCTCTGTTACACAGGTAGGGAGTGACAAGACGGCTATGCTGCCTCAGACTCAGGAAGGGCCACGGTTAAGAGAATACTCAGATTTACCCCATGGAAAGGTGGGGGGATGAGAACAGCTGCTGGTTCATTCTAAAATACATCTAGCCCTCTATATAATCTTGCATCGTGTCACTTCTAAGAATTTTTGGTGTGTAAGATTTGTCCCTGTGCACAAAAGCTATACCCCTAAATCAAGTTACATCAAAATGATAGATCTACGTAGGAAGTACAGAGGAAGAACTAGACAATCAGTGCCTTTGATAATAAGGCAGGGGAGGAGAAGCTGACAGCTGGGGCCAGTTGGAAACTTAGGCTCACATCACCTCAGTTTTCACATTGTGAAGTAGAGAGTGTGGTGCTGCGTGCTTCCTTCTTGGTCTAaccttatataattttatataaaaattgcaCTATCTTTGGTGTATGAATATTTCTGTAAAATCTTTTACAATTCCAAAACAGCCAGCATTTTCCAAGTGATGTTTTAATAGTGAACCATAGTTAATTTGGTCTCTTATAAATTGGACTCTACTGTTTTAGCAAATTTGGACTTTTTAATCTTTGATTTCTATAAAGAAAGGGATTGCCAAGAAATAATTGCATGCAGAAATGATTGAGATCAGGTCATCATTTAACCTTCTCACTCATTAAAAACAAGTAATTTCAAGAGTTTCAAGGTATGCCACTAAGTTTCCTATAAGTGTTACAGAATATTAGTATTGGTAATTTCAttccaaaagcaaataaatgcCTATGACTATATGCTTAGTGTATTTTATAAGTAAACATTTTAGCATATGATTTTTATGCTATGAATTTACAAATAAACCTTTCCTGATTATTTAAATCATCTCAGACAAAAGGTTATCTATGTCTAAAGAAATGACTTTGAGTACTAAAATGtaatcacattaaaatattttttttctgacctCCTTAAAGCTTCTTGCCAGCCCTGGTCATGCAGTGGCCATGGAGAATGTGTAGAAATCATCAATAATTACACCTGCAACTGTGATGTGGGGTACTATGGGCCCCAGTGTCAGTTTGGTaagtctctttcctttctttgcttcttCTTAGGTAAAGTCACAGGAATCATTATAGCTTATCATGAAGCTGGTTGGAACAAAATGATACTAGCTACTCTGAGAAATGGGAAGTTTTGATCAGAAAGCTCTGCTTTCACAATATTGTTACCTTTCCGTAAAGATTTCATAAGTCAGCATGAAGTTTCGATTCACTTCTCAACAAGTCTTTTTGAGTACCACAAGAAGCACAGTGTTGGGATAAAAGCTATCAGGGTTACAATAAGGAATTAGCATGGTAGATTCCCGCTCTCAAGAAGCTCACAATCTAATGAGCTTGTTAGATTAATTAGAACTCTAAGGTCTGGAAGAAACTATGCCATTTATCATTAGGAGGCTGAGTTACCCAGAAAGTATCTTGCTTTTTCCTTCTAGTAGTTCCTTTCCTTCTTGCAGTTCTCCACACTTAACACATGTGCTCTGTAGCACACTGACTTTGCTGGTGGCCTTCTCTCTCATTTTGCACATGGCCAAAAAATATGTCATCTTTAAGACATTGTTCAAAGACAGTTTCTTCTAGGAAGCTTTCTTAGTTCTGATAGCTCCAcatatttcttcctcatttctccCACTTATGTTGAAGTCATCTGTTCACTTGTCCGTCTCCTCTGGTACTGAAAACTTCTCGAGATCAGTAAGTGTCCTATTTATCATTGCATCTTTGGGATCCACAAAATGCCTGTATATATGAGGCACTTGCTTGTGAGCCTGAATTGAATtggacaatttaatttttttaaaaagcaatgtttgtaaagaataaagaattaaaaccaaaatacatttaaatgtcaATCAACTGAAATAGATCTATAGATCTAACTTATTTCACTTGATCCCTGGGCCATGACTCCTTCCTAATACTTTACCCTCACCCCATTTTTGAACTCTATTTTTTAACCCTTATGTTATTGGTATGcctattttactcatttttaattattgCTATGCCTATTTCactcatttttaacattttacttttttttgtcttGGTTTCTCTCATATcactcttttctcattctttctacCTGTGATCATTTCTCCTGAGATCCTTCATGAGCACTTATCCAGGACCATAAACTACTATAATTTCTCAGCTTTTGTCTTTTGTATATTGCTCTTCTGACTCTAATCTACATGTATCCTTTGGTCAAACTTACTGATTTTGCGGACTCACAAATCTATGTGATCTTTGGACTGATAAGCCTATCTCCAGCTCTGAACTCAAATATGCTAAGGATGTCCTTTGGGATGTTTAAAAGACCATAAAACCAATTGTTCCCAGTCAGCTTTTCTCTTCGTATTTCTTATCTCAGTATGTGGAATCACCATTTACATGGGCACCCTGGTATGAGACTCTCTTAACTCCCCCAACATTTATGCAGGGTAACATTCTACCAATTTTTACAACTTAGTGTTTTTCTAATTTGTCTTCCACTTGTCAACTCTACTACCATTGCCATCATTATCTTTCTTCTAGATTCTTGCAATAGTTTATTAGATGAGTTCCACAATTTTAAATTAGCTCCCCTCAAATATATTATTCATACTACAGGGAGACTGATCAATTAAAAGCAATTAAAACACATCACACATACATGACAATCCACCCATTAATTTCTACCTACCATTTTGTCGTACAGGGTGAAATCTAAGCTTTTCAAGCCCCAGAGTAATGCTTGATCTATAATAGATACTCtttaaatcaatgaaaaaagataacattttctCTTAGTTCCCATGTTTCTCCCTAATCTCATCTCATATAGTttccaaatacaaaaattcttCTGATTCCTTGAGTCCATTCTTCCTTGAAGTCTCTAGAGCAAGGTAGCAATAATGGCTTaaatttgacagatgaggaataAGACATGAAAGTTGTACTGTTTACTGAATGGCATGGCAGGGTCTAAAATGTGAAAACTTTAATTTCCAAGTCTTAAATTTACCTATTGTACCACCAATCAGAACAGGGAAATAGATACAGTTTCTGGAGAGGGTTGTCAAAATCAAAAGAGTTAAAATTCTGGAACTGAGCTAGAATAGAAGACAGAATTGAGGTCAAAATTCTTCCTAGACGTTTATATTCTCTCCTTGCAAAGAAGGCTTATTATGGAGACCCACTCTTTCTCTGAACGTCTTGCTCCCAATACTCTAGTAGACTCAGGGGCTCTGATGTGATAGTTATTTCCCGACTAAGCTGGTCATTCCCAGTTACACCTATTTGGGTTTAAGGATTCTCACTACAGATAATGCTGAAGATAATAATATGAAGACTAGCTAATGTTTAATTAGAATTTCTGATGAGTCAGGCTTTGTTCTAAGGTCCTTGACTTATGCTAATTGAATTACATTTAGTTTCCATATCAATTTGATAAAGATAACACAATTTCATTATTCCTCttatatagatgaagaaactgaagttggAGGGTTCAAGTAACCTTGTTTAAAGGCACATGGTTATCAAGTGGCAGGgctaggattcaaatccaggcatcAGTTCCTCTTAACTCTTCCCCATACTGTTTCTTTCCCTATTGAAGTGATTCAGTGTGAGCCTTTGGAGGCCCCGGAGCTGGGTACCATGGACTGTACTCACCCTTTGGGAAACTTCAGCTTCAGCTCACAGTGTGCCTTCAGCTGCTCTGAGGGAACAAACTTAACTGGGATTGAAGAAACCACTTGTGGACCATTTGGAAACTGGTCATCTCCAGAACCAACCTGTCAAGGTGAGTAACTTCAGACTAGAGGCTTTGTCATGCAATTCTGGGCTTACAGTCAGAACATTCAGTAGAAGTTTGCTGAGAAGTCAAACTTAGGAGCCTAATTTAACCTAACTTTGTTTAACCTACTGTGATGTTTTTCAAAGGACTTATTCTaactaaatttttttgaaaaacctcccaaacaaaaagtaaaaaccaaataCCCCTGAAGCCATCTCCCAGTGTGTAACATGATTTATAGCAATACAGCATGGTtatactgtgttttttatttttctcattgccaTTGCATAAATAATGTCTTGTTGAACCTCAGTTACATTTTGGTTCTTCTCCTCTCAATAACACCTGTTTTATGTGGTGTCCTACTTAACACCAACCAGTTTCCTTCCCAGGGTAGTGGAGGTCTTTCTTGGTTGTTTTATTTGGCTTATTCTTAAAATCACTTTTACTTTTCCTCATGCATAAACTTTTAGGAGAATaacaactgaaaaacaaaaacacaatctcTTGATCTTTTCAAGTTTGAAATAaggtagttgtttttttttttcatttttaactgcCAACCTTATCTCCATATGGGAGAAAACCAATGTCATCTGAACTTATGAAGTTTTGGTTAACTTTTCTACAAGTATGCTCCTGATGCATTAGTTTAAGTAGTTTAATTCTTAGAAGTGCTATCAAAATCCCttattgaaattataaaactgtCAACCCACCTACTGGAATTTACGGAAGTTGGACTTGCTTCAGTGAATTGGGATGTTTTTCAAAATGCTTGGGTAGATATCAGAACAGATGAAACGGCAGAGATTCTCTGAGAATATCCCATAAGAGCCCTTGATGCAGAGGCCATATGGTATGGTACTTCCAGCAGAAGGGGAGGGTCACCTTAGCTAGGGCAGCAGCCTGGAGTAGCCACTCCTCTCCCCACAGCTTTCAATGCTTCCTTGCCTTCATCTCTCATTCACCACACACCATCATTCTCAAGAAAATAAAGCCTGGAAGCAATATCACAAGTAATGTAGTCAGGCAGCTTTGGCTAAAAATCCTTTGCTCAAGGGAGGGTCTCTACTCAGAAAtactgttttgtcttttttttttttttttctttttcattgaagtGATTCAGTGTGAGCCTCTATCAGCACCAGATTTGGGGATCATGAACTGTAGCCATCCCCTGGACAGCTTCAGCTTTACCTCTGCATGTACCTTCATCTGCTCAGAAGGAACTGAGTTAATTGGGAAGAAGAAAACCATTTGTGAATCATCTGGAATCTGGTCAAATCCTAGTCCAATATGTCAAAGTGAGTAAGTTTGTCCTGGAAAACTGAAGTCTTAACGATGGAGCTGATGGATGAGCAGATATGAGGAAAGACAtacataaacatttacatgttgttTTGCTAAGAATATGTGGcctagaaataaatttgtatgcttaaCTCACTGTAAAATCTTTGGCTGgtctttcctcctcctttaatgacaatcatttcctttttttgttctcaCCTCTTACCATCTTAACTCTTAAAATCTGAACTCACTGATTTACTTTTTACCCATTCTTCTATTCCACTACAATCTAACATCTCTGTTAGCCCATTGAAATGCCTGTAAAAGGTCACTAATGACCACCTACTTCCCCAAATAATGGATACTCCTGAATCATCACTAGGCTAATGCCTCCAAAATCTATCTGTATATGAGAAGAATCATGtcttgttcatttttgtatacCCTCCACctgacacagtgcctggcaataGGTGCTAAAGCAAATGCATGTTAAGCTAGCATGTGAAATAATAGCTACCTGTGTCTGCTCCTGAGACTATCTGCATGGATGACAAAAGTCTTTAAATGGTAGGATCTACAGAAGCTGTCAGAAATGCTGATCTCTGTGTGCTGCGTACCCAGGGCCAGGGAGTAGAGTGGATgagcagagagaggcagggaggcctTTAGCAGAGGACTGTATATTAGGCCTATCAGAGACATTTCCCTTTAAGGCCTAGCTAGTGTTCATTTCCTCCTCATCTTCATCAAGCCAACAGGTACCTTCTGTCTGGAGCTCCTGGGAACTTGAGCCTTCTCTCCATCATATATTTGGGTGTGGGGATCAAATCACCTTGAAAAGGTTCATCAAGGTAATGGGAAGAACTAAGGATAGAATCAGACCCTCTGCCAATATGTAAAAAAGTAGATTCCTTCAAATGTTCGTATCAGGAGACagatatttttataccagtattttCAAATAGAGGCTCCCAAATGAACTTAGTTTACACTTACAAGAGTATCTCTAAACATGCCCTTTTACTTATTCGTGAAGGAAGTAGAGGGAAGTGGTAACTACTGCATTGGAAAGAAATTAGTGCAGGTCCTTGGCATGTAAAAATCAAGTGCTTATTTTTGCACAACTGCTTTAAAGTAAAAGCAttaatgatttcctttgactggTGAATTATCCAGTTCAGAtcattggcttttatttttcctgaagttGTATTAGGCTTTTAGCTCTTCTCTGTGTTTCAGAGTTCCAGTCATTGAACAAGTTCATGGAGCTAAATACAATGATGAccattcttgccaacatttttAGGTGCATTTTCAGGAACTCTATGAACCACAAATCTGGGCATTGAGATTCTGTAGGCATTAGACTAGCAAGGCTGGTCCAGTCTTTGCCTATGCTGTCGACTCATCAGGGGCCTTCCCatgccagtttcctcatctgtcaaatggcaTCAAATGGGCTACTACTGGGAGATGTAAGGAGGAAAAAAGTCAAATATCATGAGATGGACTAAGGAAATAATGCTGGTGGTCTCATGCTATGTGCCTTACTGATTTCTCTTTCAGAATTGGACAAAAGTTTCTCAATGATTAAGGAGGGCGATTATAACCCCCTCTTCATTCCAGTGGCAGTCATGGTTACTGCATTCTCTGGGTTGGCATTTATCATTTGGCTGGCAAGGAGATTAAAAAAAGGTATGTGAGTTTAACTTCACATGAAAAGAACACAActttaaagtgaaaaagaaaaaaaaaagaaacccacaggAAATTAAATGTGATAGATTCAACACAAGCAGGATGCCAAGCTTTACATTCTAGAGCCATCAGTCCCTGGAGACATGTAAATCAGCCCAGGACACACCTTCATTAAAACAGGTTGGCTGATTTTCGCTTTTCATctgataaacttttaaaaatgtctattacCTTCAAGGCAGCTTGCTAGGCTGATAACAACTAAGTGAGATATTCTAATGGTTCTTTGCTCTTATGTAattctttaatacttttttttttttgagacagagcctcactctgtcaccaggctagagtgcagtggtgcaatttcagctcactgcaacctccgccttctgggttcaagctattctcccacctcagcctcccaagtagctgggactacaggagcgtgccaccatgcccagctaattttttgtatttttagtagacacggggtttcactgtgttagccagagtggtctcgatctcctgacctcgtgatctgcctgccttggcctcccaaagggcttggattacaggtgtgagccaccacgcctggcctgctctTAATTAATTCTGAAAAAATGACACACAATCTCTGTCCTCTAAGAGCCTACATGCCTTGGATTTCAAATGCTACAATTCCACTAGGAAGTGGGTCTAATGTCCACTAAGGTTTCAAGGCACTGCTCCCAAATACCTGACCTCTTCAAGAGTCACCTGGTTCCCAACACATGGGCATTGCATTAACCCTGGGAGAAATTCCCATGTATTCTCCCAAGTATCTATTCACCAAGGCCACAGCTCTAACCAAATGCACCATATATGCTTTCCAACCATCCGTCactagagaggaaaagagaaggaggaCTGCCTTGAGAAGTTAACATCTGCTGCCCAGATTATCACTCCCTTTACCTTAAGGCATGAGTGTGTCTCAGCTTTAAAGTGTGAGCAACCCACTAGCCTGCAGCAGGCCTTGGGTGTATGGTGCCACATTTGGTCAAACTCACCTGGAAGAACCATTCAAGGCTGTAACATTCATGGACATTGGGCAGCTTTTAAGATATACctgttttggccaggtgtggtggctcatgcctgtaatcccagcactttgggaggccgaggcgggtggatcatgaggtcagcagttcaagaccagcctggccaacatggtgaaaccctgtctctgctaaaaatacaaaaattagccaggtgtggtggtgggcacctgtaatcccagctactcgggaggctgagacagaagaatcacttgaacccgggaggcggaggttgcagtgagctgagaccgtgccattgcactccagcctggtgacagagtgagactctgtctcaacaacaacaacaaaaaaaagatatacctGTTTCAAGTTCAGGGATGATCTCAAAACAATTGCTAACCAACTGCTCTGTGTTGCCTTTCTGTGGGCTCAgttcattgtcattttaattttccttccatCAAATTAGTTAGTACGTATTCTGTTCACTGAATATGGTATGTAAAGGTAGCCCCCTGTCCATTTACACTggcaattacaaaaatattatttatcagtCCCTAATTGCGTGCCACTCTGATCTTATCTTTCATTTAAATTTGAGAATAGTGGGTGCTAGGTAAGTTTTCTAACCAATCCAGAAAGAAAAAGTGTGTTGGGGGGGGTGGGGATTGTTGATATGCAAGAACTTCATTAGCTATGTATAACCCGAGAGCACTGAGCAGTTAAAATGTCTCTGCCCTTGCTATTAGAAATTCTGCTGATTGAATCTCACTATCTTATAGTATTATACAGTACTAAGTACTATACAGTACTAAGTATAAGTATCAAGTACTGCATTAAGGCAAAAGAAGAATGACAGTTTTCTCCAACCACTGATTATTCTTTCCATTGAGACTTCAAATCTTGACCCCAGTCGTCCTGTCTTTCTTCCTACCTTGGGCGATGATGGCAGAACTGACGGATAGAGAACAGGGTGGGTTATTACACACTGCCCCCTGGGATAAGGTGGCTATTGTCTAAATAATTGTAAGGACTTTGGGGCTGTAAGTCACCTTAATAAGGAAgctatttatttctgaattctaaaATCTTTTAATAAGTGTTTGTAGAATCAAAAGAATAGAATCAAACTCATTTGTATGTAGTGAGGGGTTAGCTGGCTAAGGCTGTTTTATAAGCAAGGGTAAAAAAATTAGAggggttgtttttaaattttttaccttGGAGTCATTTCTGTACAAGATCTCAAACCGATAACTTGAAAACTGCTGTGGGAATCAGTGTGGGGCAAACAGGAAACAGATAACGGGCAGTTAGGCTAGTTACAGTTATGccaacaaagaaaacagaagcccCAAAAGATCACTGGCTTGGTAGGAAGCTTAGGGTATCTTTAAGATAACATTAAATAGTCTTCATCTgtgggccaggcaccatggctctcacctgtaatcccagcacttttggaggctgaggcaggaggattacttgagcccacgagttcaagaccagcctgggcaacatggcgaaaccacatctctacaaaaatacaaaaaattagtcaggcatggtagcatgcacatgtagt includes these proteins:
- the SELL gene encoding L-selectin, yielding MGCRRTREGPSKAMIFPWKCQSTQRDLWNIFKLWGWTMLCCDFLAHHGTDCWTYHYSEKPMNWQRARRFCRDNYTDLVAIQNKAEIEYLEKTLPFSRSYYWIGIRKIGGIWTWVGTNKSLTEEAENWGDGEPNNKKNKEDCVEIYIKRNKDAGKWNDDACHKLKAALCYTASCQPWSCSGHGECVEIINNYTCNCDVGYYGPQCQFVIQCEPLEAPELGTMDCTHPLGNFSFSSQCAFSCSEGTNLTGIEETTCGPFGNWSSPEPTCQVIQCEPLSAPDLGIMNCSHPLDSFSFTSACTFICSEGTELIGKKKTICESSGIWSNPSPICQKLDKSFSMIKEGDYNPLFIPVAVMVTAFSGLAFIIWLARRLKKGKKSKRSMDDPY